From a single Cotesia glomerata isolate CgM1 linkage group LG6, MPM_Cglom_v2.3, whole genome shotgun sequence genomic region:
- the LOC123267919 gene encoding anaphase-promoting complex subunit 5-like: protein MYKELSNVEEHISKSPKDTLTPYKIAVILLIKCYCSTNIKTIRERRDFCVIILKLIQTPDMEMDTLLTELHSPNHILQCFAKELESECSHMCNTGIEGLSELFDVLTRFMKSSMDHSLSSHLLCRNSVLGLYVRRIIVFFEQLSFSDVAQLYDAFVRNFNRSAVVVANWKSDKITGNIVKRNKNNTWDGRRAELLVAQQAHILQTNEYKAMLPSKLQTLVRELLNYNSYYAEVVSTKICNILPTLKKN, encoded by the exons ATGTATAAAGAACTTTCAAATGTTGAAGAACATATCAGTAAATCTCCAAAGGATACTTTGACACCCTATAAAATAGCTGTAATTCTgttaataaaatgttattgTTCTACAAACATCAAAA CTATTCGCGAACGTCGTGACTTTTGTgtcatcattttaaaattgattcag acACCAGACATGGAAATGGATACACTGTTGACTGAACTTCATTCACCAAATCATATTCTTCAATGTTTTGCTAAAGAATTAGAATCAGAATGTTCACACATGTGTAACACTGGAATTGAAGGACTGTCAGAACTATTTGATGTTTTAACTAGATTCATGAAATCATCAATGGATCATTCCCTCTCTTCTCATTTACTTTGCAGGAATTCAGTATTAGGACTTTATGTCCGaagaattattgtattttttgaacaattatCTTTTTCTGATGTAGCTCAACTTTACGATGCATTTGTCAGAAATTTCAACCGAAGTGCTGTGGTTGTCGCAAACTGGAAAAGTGATAAAATTACAGGAAACATCGTAAAGAG aaataaaaacaatacaTGGGATGGACGACGAGCTGAATTGTTAGTTGCTCAACAAGCTCACATCTTACAGACTAATGAATACAAAGCGATGCTACCATCAAAATTGCAAACTCTTGTTCGagaacttttaaattataattcataTTATGCAGAAGTAGTAAGTACAAAGATTTGTAATATATTAccaacactaaaaaaaaattaa